Part of the Paludisphaera borealis genome, TCGAAGCGGATCGCCGTGCCGGCGGGGATGTCGAGCCGCAAGCCGAAGGTGGCGGGCCGGTCGAAATCGAGGGCCCGATTCGTCTCGAAGAAATGGAAGTGCGAGCCGACCTGGATCGGCCGGTCGCCGGTGTTCTTCACATCGATCGACTTGGTCGGTCGGCCGACGTTCATCTCGAGGTCGCCGGAGCCCAGGACCAGGCCCCCGACTTCGGCTGTTTCCTGCTTGGTGGCATGAGGCGCGGCGTCGGGCGCGCGCAGCCAGGGGCCCACTCCCCCAGCCGACTCCTGGTGCTTGGTCGATTTGGGTTTGTCGCTCATGTCGTCCCCCCTTTTCTTGGGTTT contains:
- the ureB gene encoding urease subunit beta, coding for MSDKPKSTKHQESAGGVGPWLRAPDAAPHATKQETAEVGGLVLGSGDLEMNVGRPTKSIDVKNTGDRPIQVGSHFHFFETNRALDFDRPATFGLRLDIPAGTAIRFEPGDQKKVTLVPMGGKQRCYGFNDLVNGWTGEGPTPDYRPNFERAVRRAKHEDFKSTKS